Proteins found in one Saccharomyces kudriavzevii IFO 1802 strain IFO1802 genome assembly, chromosome: 11 genomic segment:
- the HFL1 gene encoding Hfl1p (similar to Saccharomyces cerevisiae YKR051W; ancestral locus Anc_1.220), whose protein sequence is METDNHLLPWWLYWPCVYSSIIATIISLYTIVRHLLNYRKPYEQRLSIRILLLVPIFSVSCASGIIKPGIAQFYVDPIREFYEAFVIYTFFTFLTLLLGGERNIITVLSLNHAPTRHPIPLLGRICKPIDLSDPFDFLFVKKGILQYVWFKPFYCFGLLICSAWKLPKFEIFLNVFYNISVTWSLYSLALFWKCLYPELAPYRPWVKFLCVKLIIFASYWQSIIIQCLVVTGKVGTGNQDRISGYIYKNGLLCIEMVPFAILHAVAFPWNKYTAISIPCGARMKFFYALRDCLGCGDLVWDFKQTLFAGPLYYNYKNFDPEATDLLSTRQQSAATMERLKHGLRFTDNGRNSYWVEYGSIQNKNVSNSKEELWEDDIAGQRSFREDPNYPVVHDYTMGHRYSRIMNDLRRDVQSRSSMAC, encoded by the coding sequence ATGGAAACGGACAATCATCTACTTCCCTGGTGGCTCTATTGGCCATGCGTGTATTCATCCATCATAGCTACAATCATCTCACTTTACACTATAGTACGGCATCTGCTAAACTATCGCAAACCGTACGAACAAAGATTATCAATACGAATACTACTCCTGGTACCCATATTCAGCGTGTCATGCGCAAGCGGAATAATCAAGCCCGGAATAGCTCAGTTTTATGTGGACCCTATTAGAGAGTTTTATGAAGCATTTGTCATTTACACATTCTTTACCTTTCTAACGCTATTATTGGGCGGTGAGAGAAACATTATAACGGTTCTAAGCTTAAATCACGCCCCCACAAGACATCCAATACCGTTATTGGGTAGAATCTGCAAACCAATAGACTTATCTGATccatttgattttcttttcgtcAAGAAGGGTATATTACAGTACGTTTGGTTCAAACCATTTTATTGTTTCGGATTATTGATATGTAGTGCATGGAAACTGcccaaatttgaaattttcttgaacgtTTTCTATAACATTTCAGTAACGTGGTCACTCTATAGTTTAGCATTATTTTGGAAGTGTCTCTATCCGGAGTTAGCCCCATATAGACCGTGGGTGAAGTTCCTATGCGTTAAATTGATCATTTTTGCCTCTTACTGGCAAAGCATAATAATTCAGTGTCTGGTTGTTACTGGCAAAGTGGGAACGGGAAACCAAGATCGAATATCtggatatatatataaaaatggGCTCTTGTGCATAGAGATGGTCCCTTTTGCTATTTTACACGCAGTGGCTTTCCCCTGGAATAAATATACTGCAATTAGTATACCTTGTGGTGCCAGGATGAAATTCTTTTACGCGTTAAGGGATTGTCTTGGTTGTGGTGATCTCGTATGGGATTTTAAACAAACTTTGTTCGCTGGACCTTTATATTACAATTATAAGAATTTTGATCCTGAAGCCACGGATCTATTAAGCACTAGACAGCAGTCCGCTGCTACCATGGAACGACTAAAACATGGCTTAAGGTTTACTGACAATGGCCGAAACAGTTATTGGGTCGAATATGGAAGTATACAGAATAAAAATGTCTCGAACTCGAAAGAAGAACTATGGGAAGATGATATTGCTGGCCAGAGATCTTTCCGTGAGGATCCAAATTATCCAGTTGTTCACGATTATACGATGGGTCATCGGTATAGTAGAATAATGAATGATTTAAGAAGAGATGTTCAAAGTAGATCGTCAATGGCTTGTTAA
- the MRS4 gene encoding Fe(2+) transporter (similar to Saccharomyces cerevisiae MRS3 (YJL133W) and MRS4 (YKR052C); ancestral locus Anc_1.219), with the protein MNTSELSIAEEIDYEALPSHAPVHSQLLAGAFAGIMEHSLMFPIDALKTRVQAAGLNKTASSGMISQISKISTMEGSMALWRGVQSVILGAGPAHAVYFATYEFCKARLISPEDMQTHQPMKTALSGTIATIAADALMNPFDTVKQRLQLDTNLRVWNVTKHIYQNEGFAAFYYSYPTTLAMNIPFAAFNFMIYESASKFFNPQNSYNPLIHCLCGGISGATCAALTTPLDCIKTVLQVRGSETVSIGIMRDADTFGRASRAILEVHGWKGFWRGLKPRIVANIPATAISWTAYECAKHFLMKN; encoded by the coding sequence ATGAACACTTCAGAGTTGTCGATAGCTGAGGAAATAGACTACGAGGCTCTTCCATCGCATGCCCCAGTGCACTCTCAGTTACTGGCAGGAGCATTTGCAGGCATAATGGAACATTCTTTAATGTTTCCCATAGATGCTCTCAAAACTCGAGTACAAGCTGCAGGTTTGAATAAGACTGCTTCATCCGGGATGATATCTCAAATATCCAAGATATCTACTATGGAAGGCTCGATGGCCCTATGGAGAGGTGTTCAATCGGTCATACTGGGAGCGGGGCCAGCTCATGCGGTATATTTTGCTACATACGAGTTTTGCAAAGCTCGCCTGATTAGCCCTGAAGATATGCAAACACATCAGCCAATGAAGACGGCATTGAGCGGTACCATTGCTACCATTGCTGCCGACGCATTAATGAACCCTTTTGACACCGTCAAACAAAGGCTACAGTTAGACACTAATCTGAGAGTCTGGAACGTTACTAAGcatatatatcaaaatGAAGGTTTTGCAGCGTTCTATTATTCCTATCCAACAACCTTAGCCATGAATATCCCATTTGCAGCATTCAACTTCATGATATATGAATCAGCcagcaaatttttcaacccACAGAATTCTTACAATCCGTTGATTCATTGCCTTTGCGGTGGGATAAGTGGCGCCACATGTGCTGCGCTAACCACGCCTTTGGATTGTATAAAGACTGTATTACAAGTCAGAGGTAGCGAAACTGTTTCTATCGGAATAATGAGAGATGCTGACACCTTTGGCAGAGCTTCGAGAGCAATACTGGAGGTACATGGCTGGAAAGGGTTTTGGCGCGGTTTGAAACCAAGAATAGTGGCCAATATCCCAGCCACCGCCATTTCTTGGACTGCATATGAATGTGCTAAGCActtcttgatgaaaaattga
- the YSR3 gene encoding sphinganine kinase YSR3 (similar to Saccharomyces cerevisiae LCB3 (YJL134W) and YSR3 (YKR053C); ancestral locus Anc_1.217), with protein MTTTQTVIELSATEESVKVQMAAAGGKHLLADPGNHPAEHFKEQMSRSRFQTRQYLTRFTENQSDFLYSVQKKHRTPLRDVYFKYTSMMGSHMFYVIVLPIPVWLGYLDLTRDMIYILGYSIYLSGYLKDYWCLPRPKAPPVDRITLSEYTTKEYGAPSSHSANATGVSLLFLWKICLCDTLTWPMKFFSLIFVIFYYLTLVFGRVYCGMHGLLDIFSGAAVGALCFFIRIGVTHVLRNFQSGEHLWFPLLSVAWGLFILFNHVRPIDECPCFEDSVAFIGVVSGLDCSDWLAQRYGWNLVCSRYGSYGSKVFLRPLVGVASVVIWKDVISKTAVYTLLIKLLKFHDDRVEKAHLHKKTSRDVECSPYIGVPKIEILGRFLIYAGIPITVFLLCPVFFTWTSLR; from the coding sequence ATGACGACTACTCAGACGGTGATTGAATTGAGTGCTACCGAGGAAAGCGTCAAAGTCCAGATGGCTGCTGCCGGCGGTAAGCATCTTTTGGCAGACCCCGGTAATCATCCAGCAGAGCATTTCAAGGAACAAATGTCACGGTCAAGATTTCAGACAAGGCAGTACCTGACTAGATTTACAGAAAACCAGTCAGATTTCTTATATTCcgttcaaaaaaagcataGGACGCCCTTAAGAGACGTTTATTTCAAGTACACTTCCATGATGGGTTCTCATATGTTTTACGTCATTGTATTGCCCATTCCTGTGTGGCTTGGATACCTCGATTTAACTCGGGACATGATCTACATTCTTGGTTATTCAATCTATTTAAGCGGGTACCTAAAAGATTATTGGTGTCTTCCGAGGCCAAAGGCTCCGCCAGTGGATAGAATCACATTGAGTGAATACACTACAAAGGAATATGGTGCACCGAGCTCGCATTCTGCTAATGCTACCGGAGTGAGTTTACTATTcctttggaaaatatgTTTATGTGACACGCTAACATGGCcaatgaagtttttttcgttgattttcgtcattttttattaccTGACTCTGGTCTTTGGTAGAGTGTATTGCGGTATGCATGGTTTGTTGGATATATTCAGCGGTGCTGCTGTCGGGGCtctttgtttcttcattagaATTGGTGTAACGCACGTTTTACGAAATTTCCAAAGCGGTGAACACCTTTGGTTCCCCCTTCTGAGCGTAGCATGGGGTTTGTTCATTCTATTCAACCATGTCAGGCCCATCGATGAATGCCCCTGTTTCGAAGATAGCGTAGCATTTATTGGTGTGGTCAGCGGGCTGGATTGTAGCGATTGGCTGGCCCAAAGATACGGGTGGAACCTGGTATGCAGTAGATACGGATCGTATGGCTCCAAGGTGTTCTTAAGACCTCTGGTAGGTGTCGCCTCTGTAGTCATTTGGAAAGATGTCATTAGCAAGACTGCGGTATATACGCTGTTGATTAAACTACTAAAGTTCCACGATGACAGAGTTGAAAAGGCCCATTTGCATAAGAAGACAAGCAGAGATGTTGAATGTTCACCGTACATTGGCGTCCCCAAGATAGAAATTCTCGGAAGATTCCTTATATACGCAGGTATACCCATCACCGTCTTTTTGTTGTGCCCGGTTTTTTTCACCTGGACCAGTTTAAGGTAA